A stretch of Girardinichthys multiradiatus isolate DD_20200921_A chromosome 20, DD_fGirMul_XY1, whole genome shotgun sequence DNA encodes these proteins:
- the LOC124857000 gene encoding adenosine receptor A1-like, with protein sequence MNTGEVIYTLLEVLIAVSCCLGNMLVVLALWKTKSIQQPTFCLIVSLAVADFLVGFIAIPLAVLVDGRLETSFHICLFISCVVILLTLVSVLCLMAIAVDRYLRVYIPLRYRRAVTWRHSYSVAATCWLVAVPLSFTPMLGWHEDPPESVNSTVVCQFVRVIPMSYLVYFNFFLCNITPLLVMIVLYCYVFCYIRGNLKEKPGNGARNQSQKYLWKEKQLALSLSLVLALFALSWLPLHLMNTIAYFQGSAAVPCTAFYVGILLSHANSAVNPVVYAFKIRKIKTAYLKIWRQFVLCPTEEQGSQASQTTDNPSSNNRIFDND encoded by the exons ATGAACACCGGAGAAGTCATTTATACACTGTTGGAAGTCCTCATTGCTGTCAGCTGCTGTCTGGGAAACATGTTGGTTGTTTTGGCCCTGTGGAAAACCAAAAGCATCCAACAGCCCACCTTCTGCCTTATTGTGTCTCTGGCTGTGGCTGACTTTCTGGTTGGATTTATTGCCATACCATTGGCTGTGCTGGTGGATGGGCGCCTGGAGACTTCATTCCACATTTGCCTCTTCATCAGCTGCGTGGTTATCCTCTTGACTCTAGTTTCAGTTCTGTGTCTGATGGCTATTGCTGTTGATCGTTACCTGCGGGTCTATATCCCTCTGCG GTACAGACGAGCTGTAACCTGGAGGCATTCCTATTCTGTGGCAGCTACATGCTGGCTTGTTGCAGTACCACTGAGTTTCACTCCTATGCTTGGATGGCATGAAGACCCACCTGAATCTGTGAATTCTACAGTTGTCTGTCAATTTGTACGGGTGATTCCCATGTCTTACTTGGTTTACttcaatttttttctctgtaaCATCACACCTCTGCTGGTGATGATTGTGTTGTACTGCTATGTCTTCTGCTATATTAGGGGAAACCTGAAAGAGAAACCAGGCAACGGTGCTCGAAATCAGTCCCAAAAATACCTATGGAAAGAAAAGCAGCTAGCATTGTCTTTGTCTCTGGTCTTGGCCCTGTTTGCCCTTTCTTGGCTTCCTCTTCACCTCATGAACACCATTGCTTACTTTCAAGGATCAGCTGCTGTGCCATGCACAGCTTTCTATGTTGGAATTTTGCTTTCACATGCTAATTCAGCTGTCAACCCAGTAGTGTAtgcatttaaaataagaaagatcaagacagcttatCTGAAGATTTGGAGACAGTTTGTTCTGTGTCCAACAGAAGAACAAGGCTCTCAGGCAAGCCAGACAACAGACAACCCCAGCAGTAACAACAGAATTTTTGATAATGACTAA